The Falco biarmicus isolate bFalBia1 chromosome 1, bFalBia1.pri, whole genome shotgun sequence DNA segment GCTGCGGGAGGCGCGGTGAgtgcccggccccggcccctgtgcccccagccGCAGGCGCCGGGCCCCGCTGACGCTGCGCTCTCCCCGCAGGGACGATCTGCTGAGCTCCGGGTTCTGGGAAGCGAGCGCCGGTGAGTGCGGAGGgccgggagggagggggagggggccggaggagggggccggggcgggggtgggggctggaggagggggccgccgccccgccgaCGCTAGTCTCCGTGCCCGCAGGAGCCGTGCGGGCCCCGTTGGGCAGCAGCGCGGAGCCGCCCGCCCACTGCGTCTGCTACGGCCTGGGCCGCTTCAGCGtctgccccgccgcccggcaCCAGCTggccttcctgctgctgctgctggaggagctgggggtgaGCTCCGGGGGGTGAGctccgggggcggggggcgcgggtCGGGGTCCGCCGGGCCCAtccccgccgctcccccgcaGGTGCCGCCCGGCCGGTGCGCGCTGTTCGATCCCGCCTTCTCCGCCCAGGAGGCGGACGCGCTGCGGGAGCTGGGGCTGCGGCTCCTCCCGGAGAACGAGGTGAGGGGGGCGCCGGGGATGGACCCCCATCCCCACGGGGGGCTCCCGGGGCTGgacccccatccccacctgAGCCACCCCCACCAGGGCTGGATCCCCCATCCCCCCCGACCCACTCACCGGGGTTCTGGAGCtggacccccccacccccagggtCTCCCAGGGCCAGACCCAAATCCCCACCCAAGCCACCTGTTGGGGTTCTGGGGCTGGACCCCCCATCCCCACTGGGGCTTCTGGGGCTGGACCCTCATCCTGCCTgagccaccccccccccagacctGGACCCTGATCCCAGCCACCCCAAGGCCTGGACCGCCGTCCCCACTGGGGCTCCTGGGGCTGGACCCCCATCCCTGCCTTGAGCTACCCTGCAGGGCTCTCAGGACTGGGATGAACCGTCCGGcctttgctgcctgcctgccggGGCCCAGCTGTAACAGGAAGAGTTGGTTTACACGCAGGAGGGGAAACACGACGTTGAGGGATCGGCCACGCTGTTTTACATGGTGCACTGCGGGAAAGCCTTGTACAACAACCTCCTGTGGAGGAACTGGTCTGCAGGGGCACTGGCCAAAATGGTCATCATCGGGAACAGCTTCAAAGGGATTGAGGAACGGTGCgtgcagcctccccagggaaAGGTTctggtgcctccagcagtgttttccctctcctcccttctttcACTCCTGCTTCTTTATTGCTTCTGACAATAATACCCATGTTTCGCTCATTTTCAACTTGCTATCCCGTTTGCAGTCATCAACCATCTCCTACCTTTTCTGTCCCACACACTTGTGCAGAAAAGTTGTCTGAAGTCACAGGAACATTGTGTCTAATGCTGATTACCTTATGTTATTCTAGATTGTTGTCAAGAATATTGGAGAGAGATTATTCTTACATAGCAAAGGTATGAGtagttttttttaacattagcTTTCTGTTGACAAAGCACCTTTtaatgagaaaggaaattaatagcAATTGCAAAGAGGGtggttgtttttaaaaccttttttcctgGTTGCTGCAGTATAAAAATGGAATTGCTTTAGGATCTTTCTACATTATCTGCAGAACACACTGCATGCAGGTGTTGAGGTTAAAATACCATCCTCATTCTTCACAGACTCTAACTGAAATTTGCAGAGTGGTTCCACATCGTCATGTAACTTTTcctgcaaatgcttttcaggtCTTGAAAGGGACAGAGGAAGTGGCACTCCCCACTCACCCTCGGTACCTGGACACCTTTAATGACACCTCCATCCACTGGTTTCCCTTGCAAAAACTGAAGGAACTCTCCCCTGAGGTCTGGGAGTTCATGGAGGAGCCAATGTACCAAGACTGTGATGACTTGGAGATCATCAGAAAGGAGGACAGAACTGACCGGCACAGTCCCGCTGCCACAGAGTCCTGACAGTGCTCTGCAGTGCCGGGGGGGAACCTTGTGGCTGCACCTTTTCCTGTGGCAGCTTCTGCACAGCCATGACGAAGCTCAATCACTGACAGTGTCACCATGCTCTGCCAAAAGTGGCAGCACTCCAACACTGAGTGTGATGGGACATTTTTGTACctgaattatttaataaaaggtAAAGTTGTGCTTTGACTTATGACTCACTAAACCCTGCCTTTTACACCATGCATACTGTGTAACAATTGCTCTTTCCATCCCCTCCCTTTTACGAACAATTCAAGGCCTTTGCATATACTACACACGTTCTGAAGCATCAGGAAGGAGAACTTATTGGAGAGGGGGTTGTAGTATTAGCGTCTAGTTGCAAATGCAGACTTATAAAAGCTTTCTCATAGGCAAGGGCCTCCAGCTGCTCAGTGCTACTGAAATCAGCACTTTTTTCTGTAAGGAATAAGGTCATctctagggggaaaaaaaataatcctgtttcCCTTCCTTACCTCTGTACCCCGAAGTGCTGTGGTCTTGCCAGCACTCATTCTGTGTATTTGCTGGAAAAAATTACCTCCCTTCCAGCTCTGTGTTGACAGGGCAGAGGGGCACCTGGAGCAGCTGATGGCCTGCAGGCAAGCACCAGGCTGAAGGAGCCACCAACACACCTGCAGAGAGGCAGGATAGGTCCTGGCTGCAGGCCACAGAGATGAGCCCACTGTAAGAGAGAAGTTGTCGGGACAGTAACTTGCCGCCAGAGCAGTGCAGCAGAAAAGGAGCTGTGACATCTCTGTCACTGGAGCCCTTCAGGACTCAGCTACACCAGCCCTCATTCATCTCCCGTTGGCACAGAGATTCTCCTCTCATGGTCCCTTCTAACCTGCTGATAAACCTCTCTCACAGGTGGCAATTACACAAGTGTCAGAACTTCTTGTTTCTCCCTTAGCACTGACTTCCATGTGTCATTTCATCTCTTGACAGTGCctgaactaagaaaaaaaaataatcctggcATATAGTTACGGTTttactatatttaaaaattcGTAACTTCTTTATTCTAAGAGTTACACTGAACATGTTACTAAGATGGTCTTCACAGTTCAAAGCAGGGGCCTCACTTTGCCATGTCAATGAGACTCTGAAGAGATGTTGGCACCCAAGTCTTTTCTCCTTGTACAAACACCACACCTCTGTCAATATAAATGACAATTCGTCCAAATGTATACAGCTGTTTCCCTTCGTGCCGCTTTCCGATCACAGGCATGAAAACAATGTTGTGCTCCTCTGCTTTTGTCTGAATTAGGTCCTTAAAATTCATGGGCACGGAGCTGGCAGCCATGCCAATGCCGCGCTGGGCCATGTTCTCAGCCTCCCGACGCTCCTGCATGGCTTCATACTGAAAGTCTTTCCTCCGCTCTGTGTGGGTAAGGTAGGCAATGTTCTCTCGAGCACCTGGCTGCATGTACCCACCTGTTTGGAGAGACAAAACACGTGAAAACATGGTCCCAGTCCGTTCCTAGTGCAAGATCTATGAGTAAACTCCAGTCCGGGACACAAAGTAAATCAATAATGCTCTGCATCCTCCTATACACATTCAAATTCACTAAATTTTGTATTGTTACTGCTAATACAGCACAGACTAATTAGGCGAATTTGAGaactgcagcagaagcaagagaGTTTGATACAGTCCCAAATTCTATCTGAGCATGCACAGCACAGGAGGATGCTGCACTGCTACTGGCAAAGGGAAAACGTGAATGacaaaaagaacagcaacaacaaaccacaaaacactcCTCAAAGTCAAAACCTTGCCTGTGGCCTGCATGTGGCACTGCTGGGTTACAGAGAGTGACTGTTGCAAAATCAGGCTCGGGATGGAGCAGTACCATACTGCAGGAAGCAGAATTGCATCAGGAGCACTTTCACTACCAGCCCCCAGTTCACTTTCTGGCTGCGTGACTATCATGCCAGGAATTTCTCAACAGGTGAATTCCTCTTTGTGCAATGCTTGCCTATAGTTGTATCATTTTACCACAGAAATAAACTTAACACTTGAAACGGGCCTCAAGGAATCCTCCATGCTTCTGATGCAGATTCTCCATCACACTATACAGCAAACAGGCAAGAGGAATGCAGGAGAGGAGCTCTCAGTCCTGGAGGGCCGGGCAAATTCTGGGTGCTGCTCCCCCACGCATGGCCTTCTCTTTTTATACAGTTTAACTCCCAGCAAATTACTAACAATCTGTTCTAGGCCATGGGGAAAGTCACGTGGAAGGAAACTTCACTGCTCTAAAGCCAAAGAGAAGAACCAGTATCTCAccataaaggggaaaaaactaaCAAATTATAGCTTTGGAAGTCAACATCCTTAAATGATGGTCTCTCACTGACTGACATAAAATGCACTGTAATCAGGCAAGGCTGACAGAGAATCAGTTGCTtaacagcacagccagccactCACCAAAAATCTGCTTCTGCTTCAGTGAAGCACAATTATTAAGTAGCACCTTACAGGTGTTACTGAAGGACAGAGCAAGAATTTCACTGCTCAGGGGAGCTTTACAATGCTGATCAGCAGGGCCATGCCTAAACAGTCTCACAAGAACAAACATTGGCTGTGCTTACTGTGGTGGCATACAGCATCGCCATAAGTCACCTACCAACACTGGAAGAGACAGCCCGGTTCATGATATCGAGAGCTTCATTAAATTTGTCTTTGATCGATGGATGTGCTAACACTTGGTCTGAGAACATGGACTTCCAACCCAAGTACCATTTTGTAATCTCTTCGTAATTGGGGCTGTTACTAAGCCAAGAGCACAGCACCTGCAAAACAACATGACAGATCAAATGCAGAATAGGTACATTTATGGAGGAGAGTCCTGATTACCATTTAAGATTATTATTACTGAGCTTCCAGTAAAAGAAAGGACTGTGACAGTCTTAGAAAATTGTTGAGGTATATGGAGCTATGAGTGGAAATCACCCCATTTGGCAGCTGAAGAATTTCAGTGCTGGGGCAGCTACTTCTAGACAGGAGTGACTAAAACACTTCACAGTGTTCACAAGCCTGTTTACTCAGCCTTCATGCTTTCTCACCTGCAGCCACTTTGGAAAGAAGTGTTTCTCCAGCAGCCCAACAAGGCTGGAGACAGAAATCATCCCCTCCCAGTCAATCACCCAGTAGAAGGCATCCATGTGCTGCTGGTGAGGGTTTATGATGAGTTCGTTCAAACACATCcctgggaaaagggggaaaagagtTAGAAAAAACAACTCACAGTTTTATCAGTGCCATGACCTATTTCACTAGGAACACACATGATTTGAGGAGCACCTGTATCACGTCATTACCCTAAGGGACATTTAGGATCTTTAAACTGTTTGGTTGATACCTGCCACCAAAACAGCACACTTCCATTTCCAGTGATTACAATTTGCCACCAGAACTGAGAAACTTAAACATTCAACTGATTTTTAGACTAGAGCTTTTTAGCCAGTTTGCATGGCTGAATGGTGAATTACAAAATCTCACTGTGAAAGCGTTAGCATAGACCAAATAAAACGGGGAGTAAGACAGAG contains these protein-coding regions:
- the SRRD gene encoding SRR1-like protein isoform X1; the protein is MAAAPGGWRAAGGRRRRAGGEAAGAGAVLRRLREARDDLLSSGFWEASAGAVRAPLGSSAEPPAHCVCYGLGRFSVCPAARHQLAFLLLLLEELGEGKHDVEGSATLFYMVHCGKALYNNLLWRNWSAGALAKMVIIGNSFKGIEERLLSRILERDYSYIAKVLKGTEEVALPTHPRYLDTFNDTSIHWFPLQKLKELSPEVWEFMEEPMYQDCDDLEIIRKEDRTDRHSPAATES
- the SRRD gene encoding SRR1-like protein isoform X3, giving the protein MAAAPGGWRAAGGRRRRAGGEAAGAGAVLRRLREARDDLLSSGFWEASAGAVRAPLGSSAEPPAHCVCYGLGRFSVCPAARHQLAFLLLLLEELGVPPGRCALFDPAFSAQEADALRELGLRLLPENEEGKHDVEGSATLFYMVHCGKALYNNLLWRNWSAGALAKMVIIGNSFKGIEERLLSRILERDYSYIAKVLKGTEEVALPTHPRYLDTFNDTSIHWFPLQKLKELSPEVWEFMEEPMYQDCDDLEIIRKEDRTDRHSPAATES
- the SRRD gene encoding SRR1-like protein isoform X2; protein product: MAAAPGGWRAAGGRRRRAGGEAAGAGAVLRRLREARDDLLSSGFWEASAGAVRAPLGSSAEPPAHCVCYGLGRFSVCPAARHQLAFLLLLLEELGVPPGRCALFDPAFSAQEADALRELGLRLLPENEEGKHDVEGSATLFYMVHCGKALYNNLLWRNWSAGALAKMVIIGNSFKGIEERS